From the genome of Streptomyces ficellus:
ACTGGGCCGTGTGCAGCTGCCGCCCGCGAAAGGTCTCCTGTCCCGGATAGCGGGGCCAGAAGGGCCGGTCCCAGGTGCCCGTCGCGTTGACCAGGGCACGGGCGGCGTATGTCCCCTCCGACGACTCCACGAGCAGGCGCCCGTCCTCCCCGTCGCGCACGGCCGAGACGTCCACGGGCCGGTGCACGCGCAGCCCGAACCGCTCCTCGTAGTGCGCGAAGTACTCGCCGATCACCTCCGCCGACGGCCGGCCGGCGTCGGCGCCGGTCAGCTCCATGCCCGGGAGCGCGTGCATGCCGTGCACCTTCCCGTACGTCAGCGACGGCCAGCGGAACTGCCAGGCGCCGCCCGGCCGTGGCGCGTGGTCCAGGACGACGACGTCCCGGTCCGGCTCGAATCCGCCGCGCCGCAGGTGGTAGGCGGCGGAGAGCCCCGCCTGTCCCGCGCCGACGACCACCACGTCCACGTCCACGACCCCGTCCGGAAAGTAGTTCATGGTTCTACTAACCAGGGGGGGTCGGAGGATCTTCCCGGAACCCGGTCCGGTGACACCATGGGGACATGAGCGACGCCTTCACCACCCGCACCCTGAGGATCACCACCGGCGACCGGGAGACGGTCCACGACCTGACCGGCGCCTGCGCCTCCTTCCTCCGGGAGGTCGCCGACGGCCGCGACGGCCTGCTGAACGTCTTCACACCGCACGCCACCACCGGCGTGGCCATCCTGGAGACCGGCGCCGGCAGCGACGACGACCTCCTGACCGCCCTGCACACCCTGCTCCCCGCCGACGACCGCTGGCAGCACCGCCACGGCAGCCCCGGCCACGGCCGCGACCACGTCCTGCCCGCCCTGGTACCCCCGCACGCCACCATCCCGGTGGTGGGCGGCGAGATGGCCCTGGGCACCTGGCAGTCCGTGTGCGTCGTCGACACCAACAAGGACAACCCGGACCGTCAGGTGCGGTTGAGCTTCCTCGGGTAGTCCGGAACCGGTCGTGAACGCGGGGGCTCCTCCCCCTCGTACGGAGCGGGGAGCCCGGCGTTCCGCTCGCCCGCACTCCGGATGTCGTCCTGCCGGCTTCGCGCCCCGCGCACCGGCCACCACATCCCACGGCCCAGCAGCGCCGCGGCCGCCGGGACGAGCAGGAGCGACAGGACGAAGGAGGACAGGAGGATGCCCAGGGCCGTGGCGAAGCCCAGCTGGCGGGTGGAGGCGTCCGCGTTCACCGCGAGGCTGCCGAAGGAGGCCGCGAGGACCACACCGGCCGTGGCGACGGCCGGCGCCGTGTGCCGTACCGCGCGGGCCACGGCGGCACGGGCCGGACCCCCGTGGGCCATCTCCTCACGCAGACGGTCACTGACGAGGATGTTGTAGTCGGTGCCCAGTGCCACGACGAACAGGAACAGCACCAACGGCAGGACGAAGTTCACCCCCGGCTCGCCGCCGAGGTGTTGGAAGACCAGGACGGAGGCGCCGAACGTCGCCGCGAAGCACAACCCGACCGAGAGCATCAGCACCACCGGGGCCGCCAGGCTGCGCAGCAGCACCACCAGGATCAGCGCGATCAGTGCCGCGGCCACCGGGAACACCGTCCGGAGGTCCCGGTCGACCGCGGTCGCCACATCGGCGAACACGGCCGCGGTGCCGCCCACGTGTGCGGTGGTACCGGCCGGTGTCGCTTCCCGTACGGCCTGGCGCACGGGTCCAGCCACGAGGTCCCGGGCACGCTGGGACCGGGAGTCCACCGTCAGATAGGCGTCCAGCCGGGCGGCGTCGCGGCCGGTGCCGAGCACGGGGGCGGCCACCTCGCCCACCCCGTCCACCCCGGACAGCGCCCGGCGCAGGCCGTCGAGCCCGGCGGGGTCCAGGGGCCGGCCGTCATCGGCGGTGACGTACACCGTCGTCGGATCGGACACCCCCGCCGGCAGGGCGCCGGCGATCTCCCGCGCCGTCGCGGCGGCCGCCGTGTCGCGCGGGGTGCCGCCGGTGCCGAAGTCCATGCGGACGCCCGCCGTGCCGAGCGCGAGCGCGCCGAGGAGGGCGGCCGACGCCAGCAGCACCAGCAGCGGACGGCGCGCCACCAGCTCCCCGGTACGGGAGGCCGGACCGGTCCGCTCGGTCTTCGAGAGGATCCGCGAGGGCCAGAACATCTTCCGGCCGGCCACCGCCAGCAGCGCCGGCATCAGGGTCAGGCTCGCCACCAGCATCACCAGGACCGATACCGCCACCGAGGGTCCGAGCACCCGGAACTGCCCGAACGTCGCCACGCCGAGCGTCGCGAAGGCCGCCACGATCGTCAGCGCTGCCGAGGTCACCGCCGTGCCCACCCGTCCGGCCACGTCCGCGGCCACCAGGCGGTGGTGTTCCTCCGGGCGCCGTCGCAGCTCCTCCCGGAAGCGGAACAGCAGGAAGAGGAAGTAGTCCACGCCGATGCCGATCAACACGGTGCCGATCATGCTCGGGGTGCCCGGGTCCAGTTCGAGACCGGTCAGGAGGGCGGCTCCCACGACCGTGCCGGTGGCGGCGCCGCCCACCACGGACACCGCGAGCAGGGGGACGAACGCGGCCAGGACGCTGCGGAACACCAACACGTTGATCAGCACGATCAGTACGACCATCACGAGCCCGACCACCGTCTGCGTGGTCCTCTCCGCGTCCGCGCCGTCCACCACGTCCGCCAGACCGCCGGTGAATCCGGTGCGCAGCCCGGCCTCGCCGAACTCCCGCTCGGCCCGGTCGTGGAAGGCCCGGTACACGGAGTGCAGGCCCGGGTCGGTGGAGTTGCCCCGCAGTCGTGCGCCGAGCAGCGCGAACGACCCGTCCGGGGCGGTCGTCACCACGGTCACGCGGGGGACCTGGGAGTAGTCCTCGGAGAGCCCCCGTACCTGTTCCTCCGTCCACGGCATCTCCACGCGCGCGGAGTTCAGTTCGCGGGTCACCTCCTCCACGCGCTTCCTGTCCGCGCCCTGCAGAGGCTTCCCGTCACGGCGTGCCACCAGCACCGTCAGCGCATTGGCGTCCGGCTCCGCGCCGAACTCCTCCCGGGCGACCCGCAGCGCCGCGGCCGCGTCGTACTCCGGAGGCAGGAAACCGGCGCTGTCGGTGTGCGTCACGCGGAAGACGAGAGCCTGGCCCATGAGCGCCAGGAGGATGCCGACCACCGCCCACACGGTGATGACCCGCCACGGTCTGCGGGTCGAGAAACCGGTCAGGGCACGGATCACGGGAGTCCTCCGGGAGGGGTACGGGCGAGGGGGCGCGAGACCGTGGACGTTCGGCGCGGTGCCCCGTGCCGGGTCGTTCCGGCACGTGTCCAGCACATCAGCGGCACGCGGCCCGCACCTCGGAGCCGGGGACGAGAAACCCGCTGGGAGCACGGGCCCGTATCGTCCGGCCGCTGGGACTCTGCTCCTGGCCGCGGCTCCCTCCCGGTCCCGACGTCACGGCTCCGGTGTGCCGGCACCATGGGACACTCGGCGGACGAACCGCAGGTCATCGGGTCGCTGCGGCGGCCCCGGGGAGAGCGCGAACACGCAGGGGGCTGGGATGGGGCGGCGCGCGGACGAAGTGTGTCCCGGTGGGGCCCGGACAGGGGCGGGTGCGTCCGGCGCCGGACTTCCGGACCGTACGACCGGGACGCTCCCCGACGGGGTCGGGACGGAGGACCGACGCGGAGGGCCCGGACCGTGGAGTCGGCACGACGGGCTCGTTGCCGCCGGCGCCGCGGCCGTCGACCTCGTGGGCTTCACCGTCACCAGCCAGCTGGATCAGGGCCACGTGCCGGTGGCCGGGTGCGCGGTCGTGGTCGCCGCTTCGCTGTTCCTGCTGGCGCGCCGCCGCGCGCCCCTGTGCGTCCTCGCGTGCGTCCTCGCGGTGAACCTGTCGCTCAACTGGTTCAGTTCCCTGGGCCAGCACTATGGGGCGGCCACCGTCGTCGCCCTCTACACCGCCGTGCTTCACCACAGGGCCGCGGTCGGCGCGGCGGCCGTCGCAGGCTGCGTCGCGGTGCTCCACTTCGTCCACCCGGTCCTGCCCGCGCCCTCCTCCATGGATTTCGTCGCCAACGCCGCGTCCGCGCTGTTCGTGGCCGGCGCCGCCGTCGGGGCCGGCCGTTGGCAGCGCGGCGCCGAGGCCCAGCGGCGACTGCTCGCCGAGCGGGCCGTCTCCGACGAACGGCGCCGCATCGCCCGGGAACTGCACGACATCGTCGCCCACCACCTGACCACGATGCAGCTGCTCGCCGGAGGCGCCCGGGCCAACATCGACCGGTCGCCGGAGGCGGCCCGCGAGGCGCTCGTCACCCTGGAGGGCTCCGGTCGCACCGCCCTGCGCGAGATGCGCCACCTCCTCGACGTGCTACGGGCCGGTGACGAGAACGACGAGGGCGAGACGACCGCGCCGCAGCCCGGCATCGGCGACCTCGACCGCATCGTCGGGGACAGCCGCCGCGCGGGCCTTCCCACCACCCTCACCACGGACGGTGACCCGCGGTCGCTTCCGCCCGGTGTCGCCCTCACCGTCTTTCGCATCGTCCAAGAGGCACTCACCAACGCCCTTCGGCACGCGGGCGACGGTGCGCACGTCGACGTGCGGCTCACCTTCGCCGTCCACGAGGTACGGGTCGCCGTCACCGACGACGGTCCGCGTCCCGGCCGTCCCGGCCGTCCCGTCGCACGCGGCTCGGGCCACGGACTCATGGGGATGCGTGAACGCGTCGCCCTCCACGGCGGCACCCTGCGAGCAGGGCCGGAGGGCGGGGGATTCGCCGTCCGGGCCCGGCTGCCCCTGCCCACCGACCGTCAGGAGACGTACGCGTGAACGCGATCGTGAAGGTCCTCATAGCCGACGATCAGCCGCTCGTCCGCCGCGGCCTCGCCCTGATGCTCGATCCCGAACCCGGTTTCCAGGTCGTGGCCGAGGCCGCGGACGGCGCCGAGGCGGTCCGCCTCGCCCACGAGCACCGACCCGACGTGGTCGTCATGGACATCCGGATGCCGGTACTGGACGGCATCGCGGCCACCGAGCGGCTCACCTCCGAACTGCCCGGCTGCCGGGTTCTGGCCCTGAGCACCTTCGACATGGACGAACACGTCGTGGGTGCCCTGCGGGCCGGGGCGTGCGGCTTCCTGCCCAAGGACATCTCGCCCGAGGACCTCGTCGCCGCCCTGCGCGTGGTCCGCGACGGCGAGGCGATCCTCGCCCCGAGACTCCTGACCCGGCTCATCTCCAGACACGTCACGGCACCGGACCGCTGGGCGGTGCCCCCGGCACCCACCGGCGCCGAGGGGCTCACGCCGCGGGAGCGGGAGGTGTGGCGGCTGATCGCCGACGGCTCGGACAACGCGGAGATAGCCGACCGGCTCGGTCTGAGCGCCTCTACCGTGAAGAACCACATCACCGCCCTCTTCGCCAAACTGCGGGTCCGCGACCGGGCCCAAGCGGTCATCGCCGCCTACGAGACGGGCCTGGTGACGGCACGACGGGAGACGTGAGCCACCGGACCGATACGAGGACCGGTACGCGCACGTACGCGGCCCGCACCGCTGCCCGTGACCGAGCGGCGGAGCGGGCCAAAGCGCCGGGTCATCGGCCGGACGGCTACCGTCCGGGTTGTCCTTGCGGAGGTTGGCGGACACCGACAAGGACAACCCGGACCGGCAGGTGCGGCTGTCGTTCCTCGCGTGACACACGTGACGCGCGTGACCCGCGTGGCGGCCGTGACGCGGAGGGCGGAACAGGGCGGCACGAGCAGGGGTCAGTGCTCGCAGAGGGAGAACTCCCGCTCGTAGAGCTGCTCGTTGTGCTCGTCGACGAAGAACTTGCGTTCCCGCATGAGCTGTTCGCGGTAGTCCTTGGCCTGTTCGAGCGTCATCGTCGAGGTGGGCGCCCACGGCTGCTGCGGGGGTACGTCGGAGGTCGAGACGATCCTCTCCGACGGGTCGACCAGGAAGAACGCGAGGATCTTGCGGTGCCCCGGGCGGCTGGGGTCGGCGAGGCGGAACGAGTCGACGCGGTGCTGGAGGACGTTCGGGAACGCCAGGCAGCGGCCCGCCGGGGTCGACGCCGAACCCAGCGGCTGGTTGAGCGCGTCCTCGTCCTCCAGGCCGTACACCTCGCGCAGACCGTTGTCGTCGTTCTGTTCGTAGTCCGGGTCGTCGAGCGCCGCCCGGAAGCCCAGCCGGCTTTCGGTGATGTTCTCGCTGTCCCAGTAGTAGAGGGCGGTCGAGACGATCCGCTCGTTCAGCATCCCCTCGACATGCCAGGAACCACCGGCGTACTCGGGCTTGTCCGGGGTGAGGTGGATGGTGGCGAGCTTGACGATGACCTGGAGGGCGCGGCCGCGCAGGTCGACCCGGGCGCCTTCACCGGGCGGCTCGGGCGGGGCGAAGGCCGGGGCGTCCGGGACGACCGGGCGCCGGTTCTCCCACCAGTCGTCCTGGGCCGTTTCCCACGCCCGGACGGCTTCCCGGTAGGCCTCGTCATCGCCGTAGGACGACTTCTCCGGGCGCACCGGCTCCGAGTCGTACCACCTGTAGGGATCGACCTCGATCCGCAGGGGCCGCGGATGGCGCAGGTCGGTCAGTACGTTCTCCAGGAGCGGGCGCACGCGTGCGAACACGTCCGGCAGGACGGCGGCCAGGTCGGCGTGGGCCTCGGGGTGCACGTTGTTGACGTACGAACGGAAGGTGACGTCGCCGTCCTCACTGACGTCGACGTCCGTGGGCAGCCACTGGAACCTCTCCGAGAACTCGTACCTCGAGTAGCGGTCGGTCGGGTTGTGCCACGCCCGCTCCGGCCCGCCGCTCACGTCCCGCACCAGGCAGAACAGTGAGGGATGCACCAGGTCCAACACCTGTCCGCCGGATCCGGGATGCCAGTCCCGCTCTTCCTCCGGGACCTCCTCCAGCACCCGGACCGCCTCGCGCAGCCGGGCCGCGAGCGCGTCGTCGATCAGCGTGTCGGACTGCCACACGCCGTCGACGGCGGACACCTCGGCACCGGTACGCGCGTCCCGCAGCGCGGCGTAGTGCGCGAGTTCGTCGAGCACGTAACGCACCTGCGCCTCGGTGAGGCCCCGGGCGACCGCCTCCCGCGTCCAACGGGCGGTGATCTCGGGGTCGTTCATCTTGTCGAACCATCGCGGCTTCGACCGGATGTGGGCGCTGCACCGCATCATCTGGAGTTCCCGCAGTGTCCGGGGTGTGGCGAACGGTATGGAACGGGAAGTATGGAAGGGCAGCGGGAAGGCGGACAGGCCGGTCACGTCTCTTCATCCTCACAGTCGGTGCGCGATGGCCGGAAGAATACGTCAGCGGACTGACACCGCAGCCGTGGTCCGGTCGTCGCCGGCCCGCACCCCGGCCGCGCCGATGCCGGCGGTCCGGTCCGTGAAAGGCCCTGCGCGAGGGCGTACTTCGTGGCCCGGGGGCCCCGCCGGGCTGGGCGGAGGCAGGAGATCCGCGGTTATGCCCGAAGGGTCGTCATTTATCTGTACGATGTGACAATCTTCGGCGCAAAGGGAACTTGACTGGGCGTGCGCGGGGGGCGGTTCGGGGGGCCGGGGCACGACGCGGAGGCGTCGCGCGCGCCGCCCTCCCCTCCCCGCCCACACCCCGTCGCCCGGGGACCACTTGGGAGGGGGACGCCCACGTGAACATGATGCTCGCCCGGCTCGGCGAGGAGGACCCGCGCAGTCTGGGCGGTTACACCGTGCTCGCCGTCATCGGGCAGGACGGGATGGGCCGCGTCTATCTCGGTGAGAAGGCGGCCGGGGCACCACCCGTCGCCATCAAGACCGTGCGGCCCGGACTCCAGGACGAACCGGAGTACCGCACCCGGTTCGCCCGGGAGGCCCGGGCGTGCGAACGGCTCGCGGGAGCGGGCACACCGCGCTACCGGGGCGCCGACCCCGACGGCCGGCCGCCCTGGCTGGCCGTCGACTACGTCCACGCGCCACCCCTGAGCGTCCTGGTCCGCGAGGCGGGGCCCTTACCCCCGTGCGGCGCCATGTCACTCGTCCGCGAACTGGCCCGCATCCTGCCCCGCGTCCACCGGCTCGGCCTCGTCCACCGCGACCTCAAACCCGGCAACGTCCTGGTGGCACGGCAGGGCCCGGTCGTCATCGACTTCGGCCTGCTGCTCGACCTGGCCAGCCCCACCGACCCGCTCGACACCCCCCGCCGGGGCACTCCCGGCTACGCCGCCCCCGAGCACCGCCACGGCCGCCCGGTCGGCGAGGCGGCCGACGTCTACGCCCTCGGCGGCATCCTCGCCTTCGTCCTGCGCGGGGCACTGCCCGTGGAGGGTCCGGCCGTCCGCCGCCGGCCGGACGGGCGCCCCGACATCTCCGGGCTGTCCACCGAGGCGTACGAGCTGGTGGCCGACTGCATGGCGCTCGACCCGGCGGACCGGCCCACCCCCGCGGCCGTGGTCGAGCGCGCCGACGCCCTGTCCCGGGGCACCACACCGGGCACCGCCCGGCCCGGCGCCTTCACCTGGCTGCCGCCCGCCGCGCAGGACGTCCTGCGCGCGTACGAGGAGATCCACCTGCCCGAGGCACGGCCCGCCCCCCAGCGGCCGGCGGCCCCGCCCGACCGGCGGAGCCTCCCCGCCCCGGCCGCGCCGACCCGGGTCATGCCCTCGCCGGGCACCCCGGCCTCCGCCCGGCCACCGGCATCCCACCACCCGGTCCCCGCGCTCTGGACCGCTCAACTGCCCGGCCGCACCTACTACGCCGCACCCGTCCTCCACCGTGGCCTCGCCGTGGTCGCCGCGCTCGACGGCACCGTCCGCGCCTTCGACGCCCGCACCGGCGAGGTCGCCTGGTCACGGAAGCTCGACGGCCGGGTGGAGTGCCCGCCCGCGGCGAGCGGCGACACCCTCGTGGTTTCCCGCGCCGACCGCTGGGTGTGCGCCCTGGACGCCTCCACCGGCAAGGAACGCTGGCGCCGCCCCACCGGGAACACCGCCCCCTCCGCCCCCGTGATCGCCGGCGGCCGGGTCCTCCTCGGCGACCGGGAAGGGCTCGTCCGGGCCCTCGACGCCGACGGCGGGGACCTCCTGTGGACCGCCCGCACCGGGGAGCGGGCCGTCTACGGCGCGCCCGCCGTCGACGGTGGCCGCGTCTACGCCGCCTCCTGGGACGGCAGCCTGTACGCCCTCGACGCGCGCGACGGCACCCGGCTGTGGGAGGCGTACACCGGCGGCGAACTGCACGGCGGTCCGGTCGTCACCGGGGACACCGTGCACGTCGGCAGCCGCGCCCGGTGCGTCCGCGGCTTCCGGGCCCGGGACGGACACCCCGAGCGGCGGTTCGCCACCTACGGCGCGGTCCGCGCACGGCCCGTCGCGTACGACGGCGAGATCTGGGTGGGCTGCCTGCGCGGCGGCGTCTACGGCCTGGGCCTGCGCGACGGCGGCGCCGACCGCCGCCTCGCGCTCGGCTCGGAGATCCGCTCCGACGTCGCCGTCGACCAACACAGCGTCTACGCCGGGACCACGGACGGCCGGGTGTACCGGCTGCGCCGCGACGCGGGCCCGGCCCACCCCTGGTACGACGCGGGCGCGCCCGTCGAGGCGGGGCTGAAGGCGGTGGACGGCCTCCTGTACGTCGTGGGGACCGACTGCCTGCTCCACGCCGTCGACCTGGGCGCCGACCCCACCCGGCCGCTCGGCGCGGAGCCCGCCCCGTGAGCCGCTTCCGGTGGCCGCGCCTCCGGCGGCGGCCCGCCACCGGCAGACACGGTCACGCCGGGGGCGGCCCCGCCGCGACCCCCGGCCCCGCCACGAGTCCCGGCCCCGCCACCGCCGCCGACCCCGTCGTGGAAGCCGCGGCGCGGGCGCGGCGCGGCCCGCACCTGTGGGCGGACGAGGTGGGCACCACCTACCTCG
Proteins encoded in this window:
- a CDS encoding YjbQ family protein, with the translated sequence MSDAFTTRTLRITTGDRETVHDLTGACASFLREVADGRDGLLNVFTPHATTGVAILETGAGSDDDLLTALHTLLPADDRWQHRHGSPGHGRDHVLPALVPPHATIPVVGGEMALGTWQSVCVVDTNKDNPDRQVRLSFLG
- a CDS encoding MMPL family transporter, with the translated sequence MIRALTGFSTRRPWRVITVWAVVGILLALMGQALVFRVTHTDSAGFLPPEYDAAAALRVAREEFGAEPDANALTVLVARRDGKPLQGADRKRVEEVTRELNSARVEMPWTEEQVRGLSEDYSQVPRVTVVTTAPDGSFALLGARLRGNSTDPGLHSVYRAFHDRAEREFGEAGLRTGFTGGLADVVDGADAERTTQTVVGLVMVVLIVLINVLVFRSVLAAFVPLLAVSVVGGAATGTVVGAALLTGLELDPGTPSMIGTVLIGIGVDYFLFLLFRFREELRRRPEEHHRLVAADVAGRVGTAVTSAALTIVAAFATLGVATFGQFRVLGPSVAVSVLVMLVASLTLMPALLAVAGRKMFWPSRILSKTERTGPASRTGELVARRPLLVLLASAALLGALALGTAGVRMDFGTGGTPRDTAAAATAREIAGALPAGVSDPTTVYVTADDGRPLDPAGLDGLRRALSGVDGVGEVAAPVLGTGRDAARLDAYLTVDSRSQRARDLVAGPVRQAVREATPAGTTAHVGGTAAVFADVATAVDRDLRTVFPVAAALIALILVVLLRSLAAPVVLMLSVGLCFAATFGASVLVFQHLGGEPGVNFVLPLVLFLFVVALGTDYNILVSDRLREEMAHGGPARAAVARAVRHTAPAVATAGVVLAASFGSLAVNADASTRQLGFATALGILLSSFVLSLLLVPAAAALLGRGMWWPVRGARSRQDDIRSAGERNAGLPAPYEGEEPPRSRPVPDYPRKLNRT
- a CDS encoding sensor histidine kinase, which encodes MGFTVTSQLDQGHVPVAGCAVVVAASLFLLARRRAPLCVLACVLAVNLSLNWFSSLGQHYGAATVVALYTAVLHHRAAVGAAAVAGCVAVLHFVHPVLPAPSSMDFVANAASALFVAGAAVGAGRWQRGAEAQRRLLAERAVSDERRRIARELHDIVAHHLTTMQLLAGGARANIDRSPEAAREALVTLEGSGRTALREMRHLLDVLRAGDENDEGETTAPQPGIGDLDRIVGDSRRAGLPTTLTTDGDPRSLPPGVALTVFRIVQEALTNALRHAGDGAHVDVRLTFAVHEVRVAVTDDGPRPGRPGRPVARGSGHGLMGMRERVALHGGTLRAGPEGGGFAVRARLPLPTDRQETYA
- a CDS encoding response regulator, which produces MNAIVKVLIADDQPLVRRGLALMLDPEPGFQVVAEAADGAEAVRLAHEHRPDVVVMDIRMPVLDGIAATERLTSELPGCRVLALSTFDMDEHVVGALRAGACGFLPKDISPEDLVAALRVVRDGEAILAPRLLTRLISRHVTAPDRWAVPPAPTGAEGLTPREREVWRLIADGSDNAEIADRLGLSASTVKNHITALFAKLRVRDRAQAVIAAYETGLVTARRET
- a CDS encoding DUF4246 domain-containing protein, with the protein product MTGLSAFPLPFHTSRSIPFATPRTLRELQMMRCSAHIRSKPRWFDKMNDPEITARWTREAVARGLTEAQVRYVLDELAHYAALRDARTGAEVSAVDGVWQSDTLIDDALAARLREAVRVLEEVPEEERDWHPGSGGQVLDLVHPSLFCLVRDVSGGPERAWHNPTDRYSRYEFSERFQWLPTDVDVSEDGDVTFRSYVNNVHPEAHADLAAVLPDVFARVRPLLENVLTDLRHPRPLRIEVDPYRWYDSEPVRPEKSSYGDDEAYREAVRAWETAQDDWWENRRPVVPDAPAFAPPEPPGEGARVDLRGRALQVIVKLATIHLTPDKPEYAGGSWHVEGMLNERIVSTALYYWDSENITESRLGFRAALDDPDYEQNDDNGLREVYGLEDEDALNQPLGSASTPAGRCLAFPNVLQHRVDSFRLADPSRPGHRKILAFFLVDPSERIVSTSDVPPQQPWAPTSTMTLEQAKDYREQLMRERKFFVDEHNEQLYEREFSLCEH
- a CDS encoding PQQ-binding-like beta-propeller repeat protein; translated protein: MMLARLGEEDPRSLGGYTVLAVIGQDGMGRVYLGEKAAGAPPVAIKTVRPGLQDEPEYRTRFAREARACERLAGAGTPRYRGADPDGRPPWLAVDYVHAPPLSVLVREAGPLPPCGAMSLVRELARILPRVHRLGLVHRDLKPGNVLVARQGPVVIDFGLLLDLASPTDPLDTPRRGTPGYAAPEHRHGRPVGEAADVYALGGILAFVLRGALPVEGPAVRRRPDGRPDISGLSTEAYELVADCMALDPADRPTPAAVVERADALSRGTTPGTARPGAFTWLPPAAQDVLRAYEEIHLPEARPAPQRPAAPPDRRSLPAPAAPTRVMPSPGTPASARPPASHHPVPALWTAQLPGRTYYAAPVLHRGLAVVAALDGTVRAFDARTGEVAWSRKLDGRVECPPAASGDTLVVSRADRWVCALDASTGKERWRRPTGNTAPSAPVIAGGRVLLGDREGLVRALDADGGDLLWTARTGERAVYGAPAVDGGRVYAASWDGSLYALDARDGTRLWEAYTGGELHGGPVVTGDTVHVGSRARCVRGFRARDGHPERRFATYGAVRARPVAYDGEIWVGCLRGGVYGLGLRDGGADRRLALGSEIRSDVAVDQHSVYAGTTDGRVYRLRRDAGPAHPWYDAGAPVEAGLKAVDGLLYVVGTDCLLHAVDLGADPTRPLGAEPAP